A region from the Citrobacter telavivensis genome encodes:
- a CDS encoding CdaR family transcriptional regulator yields the protein MAGWHLDTKMAQDIVARTMRIIDTNINVMDARGRIIGSGDRERIGELHEGALLVLSQGRVVDIDDAVARHLHGVRQGINLPLRLEGEIVGVIGLTGEPEHLRKYGELVCMTAEMMLEQSRLMHLLAQDSRLREELVMNLIQAEENTPALTEWAQRLGIDLNQPRVVAVVEVDSGQLGVDSAMAELQQLQNALTTPERNNLIAIVSLTEMVVLKPALNSFGRWDAEDHRKRVEQLIARMKENGQLRFRVSLGNYFTGPGSIARSYRTARTTMMVGKQRMPESRSYFYQDLMLPVLLDSLRGGWQANELARPLVRLKAMDNNGLLRRTLAAWFRHNVQPLATSKALFIHRNTLEYRLNRISELTGLDLGNFDDRLLLYVALQLDEQR from the coding sequence ATGGCTGGCTGGCATCTTGATACCAAAATGGCGCAGGATATCGTGGCACGCACGATGCGCATCATTGATACCAATATCAACGTAATGGATGCCCGTGGGCGGATCATCGGCAGCGGCGATCGCGAACGTATTGGTGAATTGCACGAAGGCGCACTGTTAGTCCTCTCTCAGGGTCGTGTGGTGGATATTGATGACGCTGTCGCGCGCCATCTGCACGGCGTCCGTCAGGGGATCAACCTGCCGCTGCGTCTGGAAGGCGAGATCGTGGGCGTGATTGGCCTGACCGGCGAGCCTGAGCATCTGCGCAAGTATGGCGAACTGGTGTGCATGACGGCGGAGATGATGCTGGAACAATCGCGCCTGATGCACCTGCTCGCGCAGGACAGTCGCCTGCGTGAAGAGCTGGTGATGAACCTGATTCAGGCAGAAGAGAACACGCCGGCGTTGACCGAATGGGCGCAACGTTTAGGCATTGATCTCAACCAGCCGCGCGTAGTGGCGGTGGTGGAAGTGGACAGCGGGCAACTCGGCGTGGACAGCGCCATGGCGGAGCTGCAGCAGTTACAGAATGCACTGACCACCCCGGAGCGTAATAACCTGATTGCGATTGTTTCGCTGACTGAGATGGTGGTGTTAAAACCGGCGCTGAATTCGTTTGGCCGCTGGGATGCGGAAGATCACCGCAAGCGCGTTGAGCAGCTTATTGCGCGCATGAAAGAGAACGGGCAGTTACGCTTTCGCGTTTCGCTGGGCAATTACTTTACCGGGCCTGGCAGTATCGCGCGTTCGTACCGTACCGCGCGCACGACGATGATGGTTGGCAAACAGCGAATGCCGGAAAGTCGTAGCTATTTTTATCAGGATTTGATGCTGCCGGTGCTGCTCGACAGTCTGCGCGGCGGCTGGCAGGCCAATGAGCTGGCGCGTCCGCTGGTACGACTGAAGGCGATGGACAATAACGGTCTGTTGCGCCGCACTCTGGCGGCATGGTTTCGTCACAACGTGCAGCCGCTGGCCACCTCGAAGGCGCTGTTTATTCACCGTAACACACTGGAGTATCGACTGAATCGCATCTCAGAATTGACCGGTCTGGATTTAGGGAATTTTGACGACCGGTTGCTGCTGTACGTAGCGTTGCAACTGGATGAGCAGCGTTGA